A genomic region of Gossypium hirsutum isolate 1008001.06 chromosome D01, Gossypium_hirsutum_v2.1, whole genome shotgun sequence contains the following coding sequences:
- the LOC107922034 gene encoding coilin isoform X2 codes for METARLRLVFEDPNILSKSQKKQGLKRSWFILKPQHQTIFDLSSDLLHIFDLRKSCPNGLILSMDGFVLPPFEPTCILKDKDIVSVKMKGGKSAEIIKAGNGMNYLEELETMERLPVNTGVKHLANEEFDKETGGYKSELEEDEQELAPLEDQAQVESTPIENMVSKKRKARDKLPSSRKKKSKLASAEKYPVSGDDGIDVRPKKSKSSHKKKVSTNDKVVGKDKPADIQGEPENSSTPEIDETGDDKTNLGRSSQLQNTGKGSADELITTTEVKKLPSRSARRKKAKRRWLREQAKLVKEKPQSKELLGKDDQQSPAKENLKFSEECLQAISNNDVEDNVVPIVVRPGHIRFEPLEEDAEQAIQHSQISVKTFQWNGITSKKKGQKWGMEKTPFLKRNDNNFSHVSSEMVDVNDKATVTNDMDFDKRMPYSSLPKEGDLVAYRLVELSSTWTPELCSFRVGEISHYDAESNRIMLTPVPGYPNASGKKTDEEASELPDTSLYGEDGSLEIDYSSLIDVRLVKLGNSNATIAIADDNNENYAQNQDVLTRQPKGSKEANSVSAAFPAQANGAVNVWEEINQALSAKKAELSKEDGWSRADSSGRSAWSFRALRRSALGPTMAFLRAQNGI; via the exons ATGGAGACGGCAAGGCTCCGTTTGGTGTTCGAGGATCCAAACATTCTCAGCAAGTCTCAGAAGAAACAAGGCCTAAAGCGAAGCTGGTTTATCCTTAAACCCCAACATCAAACCATCTTCGATCTTTCCTCCGATCTTCTCCACATTTTCGACCTCCGAAAATCTTGCCCTAATGGCCTCATACTCTCC ATGGATGGCTTTGTTTTGCCTCCTTTCGAGCCAACTTGTATTTTAAAAGATAAAGATATTGTTAG TGTGAAGATGAAAGGAGGGAAATCGGCCGAGATTATTAAGGctggaaatggtatgaattatttGGAAGAATTGGAAACAATGGAGCGACTGCCCGTTAATACCGGCGTCAAGCATCTAGCCAATGAGGAGTTTGATAAGGAAACCGGGGGATACAAAAGCGAactggaagaagatgagcaagaACTTGCGCCATTGGAGGATCAAGCACAAGTTGAAAGCACACCAATtgaaaacatggtttcaaagaaaagaaaggcaCGGGATAAACTTCCGAGCTCTAG GAAGAAGAAAAGCAAATTGGCTAGTGCTGAAAAATATCCGGTTTCTGGAGATGATGGAATTGATGTTCGTCCAAAGAAAAGCAAAAGCTCTCATAAAAAAAAGGTTTCCACCAATGACAAGGTTGTTGGTAAGGACAAGCCAGCTGACATTCAGGGAGAACCAGAGAATTCAAGCACCCCTGAAATTGATGAAACTGGTGATGACAAAACCAATCTGGGGAg GTCCTCCCAGCTTCAAAACACTGGTAAAGGGAGTGCTGATGAACTTATTACAACTACTGAAGTTAAAAAG CTCCCTAGCAGAAGTGCACGACGTAAAAAGGCTAAAAGGCGATGGTTGAGGGAGCAGGCCAAACTTGTAAAGGAAAAG CCGCAGTCAAAAGAGCTGCTGGGAAAAGATGATCAGCAATCACCTGCAaaagaaaatctcaaattttcCGAAGAATGTCTACAAGCAATTAGCAATAATGATGTCGAGGATAACGTGGTTCCAATAGTAGTAAGGCCAGGACATATTCGCTTTGAGCCCCTTGAAGAAG ATGCTGAGCAAGCTATCCAACATAGTCAAATTTCAGTG AAAACCTTTCAATGGAATGGAATAACCAGCAAGAAGAAGGGTCAAAAATGGGGTATGGAGAAAACTCCTTTTCTGAAAAGGAATGATAACAATTTTAGCCATGTGAGTTCAGAAATGGTGGATGTTAACGATAAGGCCACTGTAACTAATGACATGGACTTTGACAAGCGTATGCCCTATTCTAGCTTGCCTAAG GAGGGAGATTTAGTTGCATATCGCTTAGTTGAGCTATCTTCAACTTGGACCCCTGAGCTTTGCTCCTTCCGG GTTGGAGAAATATCACATTATGATGCTGAATCCAACAGGATTATGCTGACACCAGTGCCAGGATATCCAAATGCCTCTGGGAAGAAAACAGATGAGGAGGCTTCTGAACTACCAGATACATCTCTTTACGGAGAAGATGGGTCATTAGAG ATAGATTATTCCTCTCTAATTGATGTCCGCCTCGTCAAGCTTGGCAATTCAAATGCCACAATAGCAATTGCTGATGACAACAATGAAAATTATGCACAAAATCAAGATGTTTTAACAAGACAACCAAAAGGCAGCAAGGAAGCAAACAGTGTCTCAGCTGCATTTCCTGCACAAG CTAATGGTGCGGTCAATGTATGGGAAGAAATTAACCAGGCTTTGAGTGCAAAGAAGGCTGAGCTCTCTAAAGAGGATGGTTGGAGTCGAGCAGATAGTTCAGGTAGGAGCGCCTGGTCTTTTAGGGCTCTCAGACGCAGTGCTCTTGGCCCAACTATGGCCTTCTTAAGAGCACAGAATGGGATCTGA
- the LOC107922034 gene encoding coilin isoform X1, which produces METARLRLVFEDPNILSKSQKKQGLKRSWFILKPQHQTIFDLSSDLLHIFDLRKSCPNGLILSMDGFVLPPFEPTCILKDKDIVSVKMKGGKSAEIIKAGNGMNYLEELETMERLPVNTGVKHLANEEFDKETGGYKSELEEDEQELAPLEDQAQVESTPIENMVSKKRKARDKLPSSRKKKSKLASAEKYPVSGDDGIDVRPKKSKSSHKKKVSTNDKVVGKDKPADIQGEPENSSTPEIDETGDDKTNLGRSSQLQNTGKGSADELITTTEVKKLPSRSARRKKAKRRWLREQAKLVKEKPQSKELLGKDDQQSPAKENLKFSEECLQAISNNDVEDNVVPIVVRPGHIRFEPLEEEDAEQAIQHSQISVKTFQWNGITSKKKGQKWGMEKTPFLKRNDNNFSHVSSEMVDVNDKATVTNDMDFDKRMPYSSLPKEGDLVAYRLVELSSTWTPELCSFRVGEISHYDAESNRIMLTPVPGYPNASGKKTDEEASELPDTSLYGEDGSLEIDYSSLIDVRLVKLGNSNATIAIADDNNENYAQNQDVLTRQPKGSKEANSVSAAFPAQANGAVNVWEEINQALSAKKAELSKEDGWSRADSSGRSAWSFRALRRSALGPTMAFLRAQNGI; this is translated from the exons ATGGAGACGGCAAGGCTCCGTTTGGTGTTCGAGGATCCAAACATTCTCAGCAAGTCTCAGAAGAAACAAGGCCTAAAGCGAAGCTGGTTTATCCTTAAACCCCAACATCAAACCATCTTCGATCTTTCCTCCGATCTTCTCCACATTTTCGACCTCCGAAAATCTTGCCCTAATGGCCTCATACTCTCC ATGGATGGCTTTGTTTTGCCTCCTTTCGAGCCAACTTGTATTTTAAAAGATAAAGATATTGTTAG TGTGAAGATGAAAGGAGGGAAATCGGCCGAGATTATTAAGGctggaaatggtatgaattatttGGAAGAATTGGAAACAATGGAGCGACTGCCCGTTAATACCGGCGTCAAGCATCTAGCCAATGAGGAGTTTGATAAGGAAACCGGGGGATACAAAAGCGAactggaagaagatgagcaagaACTTGCGCCATTGGAGGATCAAGCACAAGTTGAAAGCACACCAATtgaaaacatggtttcaaagaaaagaaaggcaCGGGATAAACTTCCGAGCTCTAG GAAGAAGAAAAGCAAATTGGCTAGTGCTGAAAAATATCCGGTTTCTGGAGATGATGGAATTGATGTTCGTCCAAAGAAAAGCAAAAGCTCTCATAAAAAAAAGGTTTCCACCAATGACAAGGTTGTTGGTAAGGACAAGCCAGCTGACATTCAGGGAGAACCAGAGAATTCAAGCACCCCTGAAATTGATGAAACTGGTGATGACAAAACCAATCTGGGGAg GTCCTCCCAGCTTCAAAACACTGGTAAAGGGAGTGCTGATGAACTTATTACAACTACTGAAGTTAAAAAG CTCCCTAGCAGAAGTGCACGACGTAAAAAGGCTAAAAGGCGATGGTTGAGGGAGCAGGCCAAACTTGTAAAGGAAAAG CCGCAGTCAAAAGAGCTGCTGGGAAAAGATGATCAGCAATCACCTGCAaaagaaaatctcaaattttcCGAAGAATGTCTACAAGCAATTAGCAATAATGATGTCGAGGATAACGTGGTTCCAATAGTAGTAAGGCCAGGACATATTCGCTTTGAGCCCCTTGAAGAAG AAGATGCTGAGCAAGCTATCCAACATAGTCAAATTTCAGTG AAAACCTTTCAATGGAATGGAATAACCAGCAAGAAGAAGGGTCAAAAATGGGGTATGGAGAAAACTCCTTTTCTGAAAAGGAATGATAACAATTTTAGCCATGTGAGTTCAGAAATGGTGGATGTTAACGATAAGGCCACTGTAACTAATGACATGGACTTTGACAAGCGTATGCCCTATTCTAGCTTGCCTAAG GAGGGAGATTTAGTTGCATATCGCTTAGTTGAGCTATCTTCAACTTGGACCCCTGAGCTTTGCTCCTTCCGG GTTGGAGAAATATCACATTATGATGCTGAATCCAACAGGATTATGCTGACACCAGTGCCAGGATATCCAAATGCCTCTGGGAAGAAAACAGATGAGGAGGCTTCTGAACTACCAGATACATCTCTTTACGGAGAAGATGGGTCATTAGAG ATAGATTATTCCTCTCTAATTGATGTCCGCCTCGTCAAGCTTGGCAATTCAAATGCCACAATAGCAATTGCTGATGACAACAATGAAAATTATGCACAAAATCAAGATGTTTTAACAAGACAACCAAAAGGCAGCAAGGAAGCAAACAGTGTCTCAGCTGCATTTCCTGCACAAG CTAATGGTGCGGTCAATGTATGGGAAGAAATTAACCAGGCTTTGAGTGCAAAGAAGGCTGAGCTCTCTAAAGAGGATGGTTGGAGTCGAGCAGATAGTTCAGGTAGGAGCGCCTGGTCTTTTAGGGCTCTCAGACGCAGTGCTCTTGGCCCAACTATGGCCTTCTTAAGAGCACAGAATGGGATCTGA
- the LOC107920968 gene encoding protein ARABIDILLO 2 encodes MSERVRQKCSHSEEKYQTNISLETLDSGCLNSPTVCGVDWTTLPDDTVIQLFSYLNYRDRASLASTCRTFRLLGSLPYLWGSLDLRSYKFDTVAAVSLSLRCKSLQRLKFLAAGSADAIVSLQARELREISGDFCRDITDAALSVFVISSLSTPLSNTGSTVYQEVHEKVRDAVIALIDKEREGEQIDRALLTNVLGIFVEIGMGQMDRYEDDFEEAMLQDTLLPRFP; translated from the exons ATGAGTGAAAGAGTGAGGCAAAAATGTTCACATAGTGAGGAAAAATATCAAACAAACATTAGTTTGGAGACACTCGATAGTGGATGTTTGAATTCACCTACAGTTTGTGGAGTTGATTGGACAACCTTGCCTGATGATACAGTTATTCAACTTTTCTCTTATTTGAATTATCGAGATCGAGCTAGTTTGGCGTCAACTTGTCGAACATTTAGGCTCTTAGGTTCTTTGCCCTATTTATGGGGGTCACTGGACCTCCGATCTTACAAATTTGATACTGTAGCTGCAGTCTCACTCTCCTTGCGATGCAAGAGTCTCCAGAGACTTAAATTTCTTGCAGCAGGCTCAGCGGATGCAATAGTTAGTCTTCAAGCAAGGGAACTTCGAGAAATAAGTGGTGATTTTTGTCGTGACATTACCGATGCTGCACTTTCTGTGTTTGTCATAAGTTCTTTAAGCACACCTTTATCCAATACTGGTTCTACT GTATATCAGGAAGTGCATGAAAAAGTCAGAGATGCCGTAATTGCCCTT ATTGATAAAGAACGTGAGGGAGAACAGATAGACCGAGCATTATTGACGAATGTCTTGGGTATTTTTGTTGAGATTGGCATGGGACAAATGGATCGTTATGAGGATGATTTTGAAGAAGCCATGCTTCAGGATACTTTATTACCAAGatttccttga